In one window of Leguminivora glycinivorella isolate SPB_JAAS2020 chromosome 10, LegGlyc_1.1, whole genome shotgun sequence DNA:
- the LOC125230383 gene encoding uncharacterized protein LOC125230383 — MDSQTLVSKPELIVSTTENPESVCMLFDICKEVKLYYEHPVIFLTKTDFSDKAFNVMCNVHCILNEERDENTKGRILDLIVDYQLQWLQYVNAIENFEQLVIDRNLPKDDIYQAVSYTIDSMTYRLKHFQRFIEKNRSGLTNENHAILNAELEIVEEMHKEIVKALVEKLKCFRGIQSGPEFDIKLKSEVEDLLHWLDKISDNLAILLSNYVSFNVQHLSSDLTKTLQQIVEEFKNDESPNAKRMLEELKEKGKDLCSMVRSTASHDLEINKVVEKIAVLDDRIKRLEEENAHAALGALRYKKEFLEARLNSLDNLKTTLKSLHNLAEYMPDDPSGEICECPDFFQLRIFNHALPSPERERLISEFCYLWDIAVNGKRKKSIISILSATDEKEEFTDDLGTFYIDEYGRKIYMKPDESTLYQCNENDMLVPLSDDSEHVYFYDECGRHFLDLHTRQKIYKAHATASEFMMDSSGALIKLKEIRNGITYYYDNFGRYYVNESNKRIYIEEDATSEYENDGFGNLVRIRSQLDILEPCPDDENVTEDFNYLKRNVGAALRECMAKTIVAQPADPVKYLSMCLFKYRDNIEQREKRAREKEQLDVEREIRAAEEREALEKAAREAAFLMAQGGSEASYDSNLMNYQYQSPDLISASSKQ, encoded by the exons ATGGATTCGCAAACCCTAGTAAGCAAA CCGGAATTAATCGTATCCACTACAGAAAACCCTGAAAGTGTCTGCATGTTATTCGATATATGTAAAGAAGTTAAGCTCTACTATGAGCATCCAGTTATTTTTCTTACCAAAACAGACTTTTCGGATAAAGCGTTCAACGTCATGTGTAATGTTCACTGTATTCTGAATGAAGAAAGAGATGAGAATACCAAAGGCCGAATCTTAGACTTGATTGTAGATTATCAGTTACAATGGTTACAATACGTGAACGCCATAGAAAACTTTGAACAACTTGTGATTGATAGAAACCTACCTAAAGATGACATATACCAAGCAGTAAGCTACACTATAGACAGTATGACATATCGCTTAAAGCATTTTCAAAGGTTCATTGAAAAGAATAGATCTGGTTTAACTAACGAAAATCATGCTATATTAAACGCAGAACTAGAAATTGTTGAAGAAATGCATAAAGAAATTGTCAAGGCCTTGGTTGAAAAACTGAAGTGTTTTCGAGGTATTCAAAGTGGACCGGAATTTGATATTAAACTTAAATCTGAAGTCGAAGACCTGTTACATTGGTTAGATAAAATTAGCGATAACTTGGCTATTCTACTTAGCAACTATGTAAGTTTTAACGTGCAACATTTAAGTAGCGATTTGACAAAAACGTTACAACAAATAGTTGAAGAATTTAAAAACGACGAGTCGCCTAATGCTAAAAGAATGTTAGAAGAACTCAAAGAAAAAGGAAAAGATTTATGTTCAATGGTAAGGTCCACAGCAAGCCATGATCTTGAGATTAATAAGGTTGTAGAAAAAATTGCTGTTTTAGATGACCGTATTAAACGATTAGAAGAAGAGAATGCACATGCAGCTCTTGGGGCACTTCGGTATAAAAAGGAATTTCTCGAAGCAAGATTAAACTCGTTAGACAATTTGAAAACCACTTTAAAAAGCCTTCACAATTTAGCTGAATACATGCCGGATGATCCATCAGGAGAGATTTGCGAGTGCCCGGATTTTTTCCAATTGAGAATTTTCAACCACGCACTTCCATCTCCAGAGCGCGAGCGTTTGATTTCCGAGTTCTGCTACTTATGGGATATAGCCGTCAATGGGAAACGGAAAAAGTCAATAATATCAATTCTTAGTGCAACTGATGAAAAAGAGGAATTTACTGATGATCTTGGTACATTTTATATTGACGAATATGGAAGGAAAATATATATGAAACCAGATGAATCCACATTGTATCAATGTAACGAAAATGACATGTTGGTACCTCTTTCCGATGATTCAGAACACGTTTATTTTTATGACGAATGTGGAAGACACTTCTTAGACCTTCATACCAGACAAAAGATCTACAAAGCCCATGCAACAGCAAGTGAATTTATGATGGATAGCTCTGGGGctctaattaaattaaaagaaatccGCAATGGTATTACATATTACTACGATAATTTCGGACGTTATTATGTAAACGAGTCTAACAAGCGTATCTACATAGAAGAAGATGCTACAAGTGAATATGAAAATGATGGGTTTGGTAATCTCGTACGTATAAGAAGCCAATTAGATATTCTTGAACCTTGCCCTGATGATGAAAATGTCACCGAAGATttcaattatttgaaacgaaacGTTGGAGCAGCGTTGCGTGAATGTATGGCAAAGACAATTGTTGCGCAGCCTGCAGATCCAGTGAAGTATTTGTCCATGTGTCTATTTAAATACAGAGATAATATTGAGCAAAGAGAAAAGAGAGCTCGGGAAAAAGAACAGTTGGACGTCGAGAGAGAAATACGCGCAGCTGAGGAACGCGAGGCTTTAGAAAAGGCCGCTCGAGAAGCTGCCTTTTTAATGGCTCAAGGTGGTAGTGAGGCTTCTTATGATTCGAATCTAATGAACTATCAGTATCAGTCGCCCGATCTTATATCAGCAAGTTCAAAACAATAA
- the LOC125230175 gene encoding 26S proteasome non-ATPase regulatory subunit 11: protein MAGAMLFERSRVSSSTTREEDVRMTDKMVSTGELPEDDEENIRAKEQGILNLGEKYKKEGKAKELAELIKATRPFLSLISKAKAAKLVRALVDFFLDLEAGIGIEVQLCKECIEWAKEERRTFLRQSLEARLIALYYDTGMYTEALDLATALLRELKKLDDKNLLVEVLLFESKTYHALSNLPKARASLTSARTTANAIYCPPKMQAALDLQSGILHAADERDFKTAYSYFYEAFEGYDGADSPKALTGLKYMLLSKIMLNQAEEVAVICGSKAALKYAGKELEAMRAVATASHKRSLADFQAALKTYKPELEEDAVVRAHLGALYDTMLEQNLCRIVEPYMRVQVEHVARSIRLPVVQVEKKLSQMILDKKLNGILDQGEGVLIVFDESPLEKTYETVLETIHHMSKVVDTLYQKAKKLS from the coding sequence ATGGCCGGCGCAATGTTATTTGAGCGTTCGCGTGTGTCGTCGTCAACAACCCGAGAGGAGGACGTCCGCATGACCGACAAGATGGTCAGTACTGGAGAATTGCCTGAAGATGATGAAGAAAACATAAGGGCTAAGGAGCAGGGCATCCTGAACCTTGGCGAGAAGTACAAAAAGGAGGGCAAGGCCAAGGAGTTAGCAGAACTGATCAAAGCAACCCGGCCGTTTCTTAGCCTGATAAGCAAGGCGAAAGCGGCGAAACTAGTGCGTGCGTTGGTCGACTTCTTCCTGGATTTGGAGGCAGGTATCGGCATAGAAGTCCAGTTATGTAAAGAGTGTATAGAATGGGCGAAAGAGGAACGGCGCACTTTCTTGCGGCAGTCGCTGGAGGCGCGACTGATCGCGCTTTACTACGACACGGGCATGTATACGGAGGCGCTGGACCTCGCCACCGCACTGCTGCGTGAGCTCAAAAAGCTGGATGACAAAAATTTACTAGTGGAAGTGCTCCTTTTCGAGAGCAAAACCTACCATGCCCTCAGTAATCTACCGAAAGCGCGCGCCTCCCTAACGTCAGCGAGGACCACTGCCAACGCGATTTACTGCCCCCCCAAGATGCAGGCCGCGCTCGACCTGCAATCAGGCATCTTGCATGCTGCCGACGAACGGGATTTCAAAACTGCATATTCATATTTCTATGAAGCTTTTGAAGGATATGATGGCGCCGATAGTCCCAAAGCGCTCACAGGACTAAAATACATGTTGTTGTCTAAAATTATGCTGAACCAGGCTGAAGAAGTTGCTGTTATCTGTGGCAGCAAAGCAGCACTTAAATATGCCGGAAAAGAGTTAGAGGCAATGAGGGCAGTTGCAACAGCTTCTCACAAGAGATCCTTAGCTGATTTTCAAGCTGCACTAAAAACCTACAAGCCGGAACTTGAGGAAGATGCAGTAGTACGAGCTCACCTTGGTGCCCTTTATGATACTATGTTGGAACAGAACTTATGCCGTATAGTGGAGCCCTACATGCGGGTCCAAGTTGAACATGTAGCCCGCTCCATCCGTCTCCCCGTTGTACAAGTAGAGAAGAAATTGTCCCAAATGATCTTGGATAAGAAGCTGAATGGCATCCTAGACCAAGGAGAAGGAGTCCTGATTGTTTTTGATGAGTCCCCCCTTGAGAAAACCTATGAGACTGTTCTGGAAACCATCCATCATATGAGTAAGGTTGTCGATACTCTCTACCAGAAAGCCAAGAAACTCTCATAG